GGGCGCCGCCCGGTTCGCCGAACTGACCGGCACGCGCGTGCGTGCCCTCGACCCGGCACTGCGGCTGGGCGACGAGGGCCTGGCCGCCGGAGACGTGATCACCACCGGTGGGCTGGAGCTGCGCGTCGTAGCGACCCCCGGGCACACCGCCGACTCCCTCTCCTTCCACCTCCCGGCCGACCGGGCGGTCCTCACCGGCGACACGATCCTCGGCCGCGGCACGACGGTCGTGGCCCACCCCGACGGCCGCCTCGGCGACTACCTGGACTCCCTGCGCCGCCTGCGCTCCCTCACGGTCGACGACGGCGTCCACACGGTCCTGCCCGGCCACGGCCCGGTCCTGGACGACGCCCAGGGCGCCGTCGAGTACTACCTCGCCCACCGCGCCCACCGCCTCGCCCAGGTCGAGACGGCCGTCGAGGACGGCTACCGCACCCCCACGGAGATCGTCGCCCACGTCTACGCGGACGTGGACCGCTCCCTGTGGCCGGCGGCGGAACTGTCGGTACGGGCCCAGCTGGACTACCTGGAGGAGCACGGGCTCATCTGACCGCGCGCCGAAACGACGTCGGGCCCCGTCTCGTGAGGAGACGGGGCCCGATGACGTACGGCCAGGTGTGTGTTCAGCGTGAGCGCTTGGCGAGGCGCTCCACGTCCAGGAGGATCACCGCGCGGGCTTCCAGGCGCAGCCAGCCGCGCTGGGCGAAGTCCGCGAGGGCCTTGTTGACCGTCTCGCGGGACGCGCCGACCAGTTGGGCCAGCTCCTCCTGCGTGAGGTCGTGCACGACGTGGATGCCCTCCTCGGACTGCACGCCGAACCGGCGCGACAGGTCGAGCAGGGCACGGGCGACACGGCCCGGGACGTCCGAGAAGACGAGGTCGGACATCGCGTCGTTGGTCTTGCGCAGGCGGCGCGCGACGGCGCGCAGGAGCGCCGTGGCCACCTCCGGGCGGGCGTTCAGCCAGGGCTGGAGGTCGCCATGGCCGAGGCCGAGCAGCTTGACCTCGGTCAGTGCCGTGGCGGTCGCCGTGCGCGGGCCCGGGTCGAACAGCGACAGCTCGCCGATGAGCTCGCTGGGACCGACCACGGCCAGCATGTTCTCGCGGCCGTCGGGGGACGTGCGGTGGAGTTTCACCTTGCCCTCCGTGACCACGTACAGGCGGTCACCGGGGTCGCCCTCATGGAACAGCGAGTCACCGCGGGCGAGGGTCACCTCACTCATGGAGGCGCGGAGCTCCGCGGCCTGCTCGTCATCGAGCGCCGCGAAGAGCGGATTGCGCCGCAGAACGTCGTCCACGAGTTCTCTCCTATTCGACCTGCTCAGGGGATCTTGCTCCCCCGTGTACCGAGGGACCGTGGTGCCCATTTTGTCGGGCGGTCCAAACAGTGTGATCTGTCACAAGGATGCCGCACACGTGTCCCGGGGTACGCGGCAGGGGTCCAATTGGGCGCCGATCTTCAGGGGCCGGGGCGGATGTCCGTGCCGGGCCTTAGGCTGGCCGGGTGTCCAAATCGCCGGTGAGAGCACAGGCCGAGGGGGCTGCGCGGGTGGTTGTACGTCGCGATTCCGCTGTGGGCGAACAGAGCCCCGATGGCGGTAGGAAAACGGCGAAACAGAACAAGACGGAACCAGTGAAGAAAGCCGCGTCCACGAAGCAGACGACGGCCGCGAAGAAGGCCGCGTCCACGAAGCAGACGACGGCTGCGAAGAAGGCTGCTTCCAAGACCTCGGCGGCCTCTGCCGCCAAGAAGGCCTCGAAGGGTGCCGCCGTGAAGAAGGCGCCCGCGGCCAGGAAGGTCGTGGTCGCGCCCAAGAAGGCCACCGCCCGCCTCAAAGGCACCGCCCCCGCAAAGACCGTCGTCCACCCACCGGGTGACGAGTCGCGTACCGCCCTGGTCCGCCGGGCCCGCCGTATCAACCGCGAACTCGCCGAGGTCTTTCCGTACGCGCACCCCGAGCTGGACTTCGAGAACCCCTTCCAACTGGTCGTCGCCACAGTCCTGTCCGCCCAGACGACCGACCTGCGCGTCAACCAGACGACACCCTCCCTCTTCGCCAAGTACCCGACCCCGGAGGATTTGGCCGCCGCCAACCCCGAGGAGGTGGAGGAGATCCTCCGCCCGTGCGGCTTCTTCCGGGCCAAGACGAAGTCGGTGACAGGGCTGTCGAAGGCCCTGGTGGAGGACTTCGGCGGTGAGGTGCCCGGCCGGCTGGAGGACCTGGTCAAGCTGCCCGGCGTCGGCCGCAAGACCGCGTTCGTCGTGCTCGGCAACGCCTTCGGCCGCCCCGGCATCACCGTGGACACGCACTTCCAGCGCCTGGTGCGCCGCTGGCGGTGGACCGGCGAGAGCGACCCGGACAAGATCGAGGCCGCCATCGGCGCGCTCTTCCCCAAGAGCGACTGGACGGATCTCTCGCACCACGTGATCTGGCACGGCCGCCGCATCTGCCACGCCCGCAAGCCCGCGTGCGGGGCCTGCCCGATCGCCCCGCTCTGCCCGGCGTACGGCGAGGGCGAGACCGACCCGGAGAAGGCGAAGAAGCTCCTCAAATACGAGAAGGGCGGCTTCCCCGGCCAGCGTCTGAAGCCCCCACAGGCCTACCTGGACGCGGGCGGCAAACCGGCGCCGCCGCTGGGGGCCGGATGAGCTGCCCGAGCCGCCCGAAGCATCCGCTGCGCCACCCGAAGAGCCCGACGCGCCGCCCGTTCAGGGGATCCCGGGCGTTCGCGGAACGATCTCAGGGCCGTCGCGCGTTGGATGCGGCAGGACGACGGGGGTGGCGATGACGCGGGCGAGCGACACACAGGGCGGCCGGGTGGCGCTGAGCAAGGACGGGCTGCCCGGCTGGCTGGACCCGGTGGTGCACGCCGTGGAGACGGTCCGCCCGAGCCAGCTGAGCCGGTTCCTGCCGCCGGAGGACGGCGCCGGGCGCCAGTCCGCCGTGCTGGTCCTGTTCGGCGAGGGCACGCACGGGCCGGAGCTGCTGCTCATGGAGCGCGCGAGCTCCCTGCGCTCGCACGCCGGGCAGCCCTCGTTCCCGGGCGGCGCCCTCGACCCGGAGGACGGTGACCCGAGGGGCGACGGCCCGCTGCGGGCCGCCCTGCGCGAGGCGGAGGAGGAGACCGGCCTCGATGCCTCCGGCGTCCAGCTCTTCGGCGTCCTGCCCCGGCTCTACATCCCGGTCAGCGGCTTCGTCGTCACTCCCGTGCTGGGCTGGTGGCGGGAACCGAGCCCGGTCGGCGTCGTCGACCCGAACGAAACCGCCAGGGTCTTCACCGTCCCCGTGGTGGATCTCACGGATCCCGCCAACCGGGCGACGACCGTCCACCCCAGCGGCCACCGAGGTCCGGCATTTCTGGTCGAATCAGCCCTTGTGTGGGGTTTCACGGCCGGCATCATCGACCGGCTGCTGCACTTCGCGGGCTGGGAGCGGCCCTGGGACCGCGAGAAGCAGGTCCCGCTCGACTGGCGCGCATGACAGGGTGGCCTCCGTGAACGTGCTGGACATCTTGTTGCTGGTCGCCGCCGTGTGGTTCGCGGTCGTGGGGTACCGCCAGGGGTTCGTCGTCGGCATCCTGTCGGTGATCGGCTTCCTGGGCGGCGGCCTCGTCGCCGTATACGTGCTGCCCGTCATCTGGGACGCGCTGACGGACAACGCGGAGGTGAGCACGACCGCCGCCGTCGTCGCGGTCGTCGTCGTCATCGTCTGCGCCTCCGTCGGCCAGGCCCTCACCACCCACCTCGGCAACAAGCTGCGCCGGCACATCACATGGTCCCCGGCCCGGGCCCTCGACGCCACCGGTGGCGCCTTGGTCAACGTCGTGGCGATGCTCCTGGTCGCCTGGCTGATCGGCTCGGCCCTCGCGGGCACGACGCTGCCGACGCTCGGCAAGGAGGTCCGCAACTCCAAGGTGCTGCTGGGCGTCTCGCAGGCCCTGCCGGACCAGGCGGCCACCTGGTTCGCGGACTTCTCCTCCGTCCTCGCGCAGAACGGCTTCCCGCAGGTCTTCAGCCCGTTCTCCAACGAGCCGATCACCGACGTCCGGCCCCCGGACCGAGCGCTGGCGGACAGCCCGGTGGCGAGCCGCGCCCAGCGCTCCATCGTCAAGGTCATGGGCACGGCCCCGAGCTGCGGCAAGGTCCTGGAGGGCACCGGCTTCGTCTTCTCGAACCGCCGCGTGATGACGAACGCGCACGTGGTGGGCGGAGTCGACGAGCCGACCGTGCAGATAGGCGGCGAGGGCAGGAAGTACGACGCCAAGGTCGTGCTCTACGACTGGCGGCGCGACATCGCCGTCCTCGACGTGCCGAATCTCAAGGCGCCCGCGCTGCGGTTCACCGAGAAGGACGCGAGCAGCGGCGACAGCGCGATCGTCGCGGGCTTCCCGGAGAACGGGGCGTACGACGTGCGGGCCGCGCGCGTGCGTGGCCGCATCACGGCCAACGGCCCGGACATCTACCACCGCGGCACGGTCCGCCGCGACGTCTACTCCCTCTTCGCGACCGTCCGCCAGGGCAACTCCGGCGGCCCGCTGCTCACACCCGACGGCAGGGTCTACGGCGTCGTCTTCGCCAAGTCGCTCGACGACGCCGAGACGGGATACGCGCTGACCGTGGACGAGATCCAGGAGGACATCACCAAGGGGCGCACCGCCAACCGGCAGGTGGGCAGCGACAGCTGCGCGCTCTAGGAGCGGTCCTGGAGCGGGAGGTGTCGGGGCGTCACTCGCGCGGGTGACGCCTCAGTCGCGTGTGGGACGCAGACGTACGGAGACCCAGCGGGCCCGGCGGCGGAGGATACGCGGAATCCCGACCCTGGGGTCCGCGGTCACCATCTGCGGTGCGCCGCTTCGCCGGTGGGGGTTCGCACCGCCCGCCGAGCGGCGATTGCGGGTTGCGTCACTGTAGTCGTGCGTCCAGCCCATACCCCGACGTGTGCCCCCGCCCCATGGTCGATAACCGCTCCCCGGGCGTCCAATTGGCCTATGCGCCGGGCAATTGGCCGTTCGTAGGACAAGCGTTCACGTGCCGGTACCGGGCGGGGGCGATCGATCACCGGTCGGGTTCGGGATCCCGCAGCCAGTTGATGAGTTCCGAGGAGAACGCGACGGGGTCCTCCTCGTGCGGGAAGTGGCCGAGGCCGTCGAACAGGCGCCACCGGTAGGGGGCTTCGACGTACTCGCCGGACCCGGCCGCGCTGCGCGTGCGCATCACGGGGTCGAGCGAGCCGTGCAGATGGAGGGTCGGCACCCGCACGGGCCGCTTCATCCGCCGGTTGAACTGGATGCCGTCCGGGCGGGCCAGGGAGCGCACCATCCAGCGGTACGGCTCGACCGCGCAGTGCGCCGCGGAGGGGATGCACATGGCGCGGCGGTACGTCTCGAGCGCCTCGTCCTCGGGCGGGCGCGGCCCGGACCACTCCTGGATCAGCTCTGCCACGAGCGCCCCGTCGTCGGCGGTGAGCTGCCGCT
This is a stretch of genomic DNA from Streptomyces hawaiiensis. It encodes these proteins:
- a CDS encoding MBL fold metallo-hydrolase, whose translation is MTDAAALPGQPRGGVLPGPATARAVNVLAPNASAMTLDGTNTWILSEPDSDLAVVVDPGPLDDGHLRQVVATAEQAGKRVALTLLTHGHPDHAEGAARFAELTGTRVRALDPALRLGDEGLAAGDVITTGGLELRVVATPGHTADSLSFHLPADRAVLTGDTILGRGTTVVAHPDGRLGDYLDSLRRLRSLTVDDGVHTVLPGHGPVLDDAQGAVEYYLAHRAHRLAQVETAVEDGYRTPTEIVAHVYADVDRSLWPAAELSVRAQLDYLEEHGLI
- a CDS encoding Crp/Fnr family transcriptional regulator; the encoded protein is MDDVLRRNPLFAALDDEQAAELRASMSEVTLARGDSLFHEGDPGDRLYVVTEGKVKLHRTSPDGRENMLAVVGPSELIGELSLFDPGPRTATATALTEVKLLGLGHGDLQPWLNARPEVATALLRAVARRLRKTNDAMSDLVFSDVPGRVARALLDLSRRFGVQSEEGIHVVHDLTQEELAQLVGASRETVNKALADFAQRGWLRLEARAVILLDVERLAKRSR
- the nth gene encoding endonuclease III, producing MKKAASTKQTTAAKKAASTKQTTAAKKAASKTSAASAAKKASKGAAVKKAPAARKVVVAPKKATARLKGTAPAKTVVHPPGDESRTALVRRARRINRELAEVFPYAHPELDFENPFQLVVATVLSAQTTDLRVNQTTPSLFAKYPTPEDLAAANPEEVEEILRPCGFFRAKTKSVTGLSKALVEDFGGEVPGRLEDLVKLPGVGRKTAFVVLGNAFGRPGITVDTHFQRLVRRWRWTGESDPDKIEAAIGALFPKSDWTDLSHHVIWHGRRICHARKPACGACPIAPLCPAYGEGETDPEKAKKLLKYEKGGFPGQRLKPPQAYLDAGGKPAPPLGAG
- a CDS encoding NUDIX hydrolase, producing MTRASDTQGGRVALSKDGLPGWLDPVVHAVETVRPSQLSRFLPPEDGAGRQSAVLVLFGEGTHGPELLLMERASSLRSHAGQPSFPGGALDPEDGDPRGDGPLRAALREAEEETGLDASGVQLFGVLPRLYIPVSGFVVTPVLGWWREPSPVGVVDPNETARVFTVPVVDLTDPANRATTVHPSGHRGPAFLVESALVWGFTAGIIDRLLHFAGWERPWDREKQVPLDWRA
- a CDS encoding MarP family serine protease translates to MNVLDILLLVAAVWFAVVGYRQGFVVGILSVIGFLGGGLVAVYVLPVIWDALTDNAEVSTTAAVVAVVVVIVCASVGQALTTHLGNKLRRHITWSPARALDATGGALVNVVAMLLVAWLIGSALAGTTLPTLGKEVRNSKVLLGVSQALPDQAATWFADFSSVLAQNGFPQVFSPFSNEPITDVRPPDRALADSPVASRAQRSIVKVMGTAPSCGKVLEGTGFVFSNRRVMTNAHVVGGVDEPTVQIGGEGRKYDAKVVLYDWRRDIAVLDVPNLKAPALRFTEKDASSGDSAIVAGFPENGAYDVRAARVRGRITANGPDIYHRGTVRRDVYSLFATVRQGNSGGPLLTPDGRVYGVVFAKSLDDAETGYALTVDEIQEDITKGRTANRQVGSDSCAL